TGCCGATACCGACCAAGTAAACTCTTTTCTTTCGGCTCAAGGCCTCCGCCGTTTCGGCACATTTTTCTTTGTTCTCCTTTAAAACGTTGGAAACCTCCTGGGGTTGGGATAAGACCGAATCGTACATATAGAAGGGATGCGTTGTGCGCATTGCGGGCGGGCTCATTTGGGTCGCCTTTCGGATGTCCATATTACAGGAGAAACTAATCGGTTTGGTCGGCCGATACAACAAAAAACTTTGCCGTTTTGTATAACGCTTGAGGCGGGATTTTCTCCGGAGAGCGAATAACAAAGCGCTTGCCTGCCGGGGAAGCGGTTTTTATATTGAAAACTTATATAGTGATGGCCGCTGGTGCCGCGGCGGCCTTTTCTTTAGGTTCTGGGAGGAGACGGAATGAAGGTTGCGTACGAGAAGCCAAAAATCGAAAAAACGAAGGTGAAGTCCGATTTGGAACTGACCAACGAGGAAAAAAAGGAGTTGTACACCCTCGTTTTGAAGTCGCGGATGTTCGACGAGCGTTTCCGAAAGCTTTTCCGGGCCGGACGCTTCGCCGGCACCTATTTTTCCGGCGTAGGGCAAGAGGCGACCACCGTGGTTCCCTGTTACAAACTCCAACCGCAAGACTTCGTTGGTCCCTCCCACCGGGAGCTGGGCTGTTCAATTGCCCGCACGCCGCTCAAGCAGATAGCCGCGCAGATTTACGCCCGCTCCCATTCTCCGGATAAGGGAAAATCACACCCCTGCAGCTACGGTTATAAGCCGTCCAACATCATCACCCCCGCTTTCACCATCGCTGCGCAGGCCGTTTTGGCCACCGGTGTGGCCCTGGCTTTTAAAATCCGCAAACAGCCGTACGTGGCGTTGAGTTTCGTCGGCGAGGGGGCCACCGCTCATGGCCCTTGGTATGAAGCCATCAACTTCTCCGCCGTGCATAAACTCCCCAACATTTTTGTCGTTCAGAACAACCTTTGGGGGGAATCGGTGCCGGCAAAGCTGGTCGCCGCCTTTGAGGATTTCTCCCGTCGGGCGGAGGGAGTCGGGATGTTCGGCGTTTCCATCG
This portion of the Verrucomicrobiia bacterium genome encodes:
- a CDS encoding thiamine pyrophosphate-dependent dehydrogenase E1 component subunit alpha, translated to MKVAYEKPKIEKTKVKSDLELTNEEKKELYTLVLKSRMFDERFRKLFRAGRFAGTYFSGVGQEATTVVPCYKLQPQDFVGPSHRELGCSIARTPLKQIAAQIYARSHSPDKGKSHPCSYGYKPSNIITPAFTIAAQAVLATGVALAFKIRKQPYVALSFVGEGATAHGPWYEAINFSAVHKLPNIFVVQNNLWGESVPAKLVAAFEDFSRRAEGVGMFGVSIDGNDVLKVWETVASAIARARHGEGPTLIEMKTYRWYGHSEIDPADYRSKEEVETWMKKDPLPRYEKYLFDSKLLTLEEKKQIEAALEAEIEEAVEYAESGEYAPPEWALEDVYADFKV